One Nocardioidaceae bacterium SCSIO 66511 genomic window carries:
- a CDS encoding cyclopropane-fatty-acyl-phospholipid synthase family protein, translating into MTSPTIAEAIHRAASSLLGTTLPLRIRAWDGSVFGSGSERLSLNSPDAVRHVVWRPGELGLARAYVSGAIDVEGDLTDALRAVRRTSEVRPPLWRTLPHASGEIIESVRALARAGALRRPPSPPPEEARLSGPLHSLRRDADAIRHHYDLGNDFYETILDDTMAYSCGLWLHEPDDPPTIADSAQASYEKLDRICRKLDLRPGTRLLDVGCGWGSLLIHAATRYGVHASGVTLSTEQAAYVRELVQRNRLDHLIDVEVRDYRDVDVRRVDAVASIEMGEHVGRRQYPTYLSTMFGALRPGGRLLLQQMSRTGNPGGGAFIESYIAPDMHMRPLDETCAMLRRTGFEIRDIAGLRTHYQLTARAWAHNLEDNWQTVVRVAGERTARIWRLYLAGGALAFEENRMGVDQILAVRPPVNGASNA; encoded by the coding sequence GTGACCAGTCCAACAATCGCGGAGGCCATCCACCGCGCGGCATCCTCATTGCTCGGCACGACCCTGCCGCTGAGAATCCGGGCATGGGACGGCAGCGTGTTCGGCTCGGGTTCAGAACGCTTGAGCCTCAACTCACCGGATGCGGTCCGCCACGTCGTCTGGCGGCCCGGAGAGCTCGGGCTTGCAAGGGCGTACGTGAGCGGGGCGATCGATGTCGAGGGCGACCTGACCGATGCGCTGCGAGCGGTACGCCGGACGTCCGAAGTCAGACCGCCGCTGTGGCGTACGCTTCCGCACGCGTCCGGGGAGATCATCGAGTCGGTCCGTGCGCTCGCCCGGGCAGGCGCGCTCAGACGCCCACCATCCCCGCCTCCGGAAGAGGCACGGCTCTCGGGCCCGTTGCACAGTCTGCGCCGCGACGCCGATGCGATCCGCCACCATTACGACCTCGGGAACGACTTCTACGAGACGATCCTCGATGACACGATGGCGTACTCCTGCGGGCTGTGGCTCCACGAACCCGACGACCCGCCCACCATCGCCGACAGCGCGCAAGCGTCGTACGAGAAGCTGGATCGCATCTGCCGCAAACTCGACCTGCGTCCAGGCACTCGACTGCTCGATGTCGGTTGCGGTTGGGGATCGCTGCTCATCCATGCGGCGACGCGCTACGGCGTACACGCGAGCGGCGTCACGCTTTCGACGGAGCAGGCGGCGTACGTCCGCGAGCTCGTGCAACGCAATCGGCTGGACCACCTCATCGACGTCGAGGTTCGCGACTACCGCGACGTCGATGTTCGCCGCGTGGACGCGGTGGCATCGATCGAGATGGGCGAGCATGTCGGCCGTCGCCAGTACCCCACGTACCTGTCGACGATGTTCGGTGCGCTGCGACCCGGGGGTCGGCTGCTCCTGCAGCAGATGTCTCGCACGGGCAACCCGGGCGGTGGCGCTTTCATCGAGAGCTACATCGCCCCCGACATGCACATGCGGCCGCTGGACGAGACATGCGCGATGCTGCGGCGGACCGGATTCGAGATCCGCGACATCGCGGGACTACGCACCCATTACCAGCTCACCGCACGCGCCTGGGCACACAACCTCGAGGACAACTGGCAGACCGTCGTGAGAGTCGCGGGCGAGCGCACGGCCAGGATCTGGCGCCTGTACCTGGCCGGCGGCGCGCTGGCGTTCGAGGAGAACCGGATGGGCGTCGACCAGATACTCGCCGTGCGGCCCCCTGTCAACGGCGCGTCGAATGCGTGA
- a CDS encoding fasciclin domain-containing protein, with amino-acid sequence MQSIRSKSLAVAAVASLTLFVAACGGDDDSSDSSSDSSSSSADNGSSSDSSGDDSTNSSDSGMDPAADLVGPGCAGYAKQVPSGAGSVEGMSEDPVAVAASNNPLLKTLTAAVSGKVNPKVDLVDTLNGDEFTVFAPVDDAFKQIDAKTMKTLSSPKGAKTLTSILTYHVVPGQLAPDEVAGTHPTAEGEKLKVSGSGDDITVGDDQAKVICGGVHTANATVYLVDSVLMPPSMM; translated from the coding sequence ATGCAGAGCATCCGCAGCAAATCGCTGGCGGTGGCGGCCGTCGCGTCGTTGACGCTTTTCGTCGCGGCGTGTGGTGGCGACGACGACAGCTCCGACTCGTCGTCGGACTCGTCGTCGAGCTCCGCTGACAACGGGTCCAGCAGCGACTCGAGCGGCGACGACAGCACGAACAGTTCGGACTCGGGCATGGACCCGGCGGCCGATCTCGTCGGCCCGGGCTGCGCCGGGTACGCGAAGCAGGTGCCGTCCGGCGCCGGCTCGGTCGAAGGCATGTCGGAGGATCCCGTCGCGGTCGCGGCGAGCAACAACCCGCTGCTGAAGACGCTCACAGCCGCGGTCTCCGGCAAGGTCAACCCGAAGGTCGACCTCGTCGACACGCTCAACGGCGACGAGTTCACGGTCTTCGCTCCGGTTGACGACGCGTTCAAGCAGATCGATGCGAAGACGATGAAGACCCTGTCGAGCCCGAAGGGCGCCAAGACGCTCACGTCGATACTCACGTACCACGTCGTTCCCGGTCAGCTCGCGCCCGACGAGGTCGCAGGTACGCACCCGACTGCCGAGGGCGAGAAGCTGAAGGTGTCAGGCTCCGGCGATGACATCACCGTCGGCGACGATCAGGCGAAGGTCATCTGCGGCGGAGTACACACCGCGAACGCCACGGTCTACTTGGTCGACTCGGTGCTGATGCCGCCGTCGATGATGTGA
- a CDS encoding sodium:solute symporter yields MLDGLDLSVIIIYLIGSAGIGLWLSGRQASVKGYFLGNRELPWWAVTLSVVATETSALTVISTPAIAYLGDLSFLQLAIGYLLGRIVVAFVLLPKYYAGDMITAYAYLGKRFGGAMQGTASVTFLLTRLLADGVRMYAAAIPLKFILDGLGADISYFWIITILSLVTVAYTYIGGIRAVVWVDVFQMGVYLVGGAIALFVLFDKTGGFWSDAVDAGKTQMFDFSSDIVTAPYAFVTAILGGALLSMASHGVDQIVVQRLLACRTRKDAQLAVIASGVIVFLQFGLFLLVGLALWSYYDGKALADMGQVESGDELFPTFIVEDLPSGVAGLLLAGILAAAMSTLSSSLNALSSSTMTDLIDRFRSTPMDDAKALSASRITTLVWGFVFILFGNLFVGQDTPVLELGLSVASITYGGLLGAFFLGIFVRRARQLDVMIAFAVAVAAMSALFIYQQWVIDDGEIVVGFTWFTAIGVVITMVIGTALSMLHPADADRAGADASDRT; encoded by the coding sequence ATGCTCGACGGGCTCGATCTCAGCGTCATCATCATCTACCTGATCGGATCGGCCGGCATCGGTCTGTGGCTCAGCGGCAGGCAGGCCAGCGTCAAGGGCTACTTCCTCGGTAACCGGGAGCTGCCGTGGTGGGCGGTGACTCTCTCGGTCGTCGCGACCGAGACCAGCGCTCTGACCGTCATCAGCACCCCCGCCATCGCGTACCTGGGTGACCTGTCCTTCCTGCAGCTCGCGATCGGCTATCTCCTCGGGCGGATCGTCGTTGCCTTCGTACTGCTGCCGAAGTACTACGCCGGCGACATGATCACCGCGTACGCCTATCTCGGTAAGCGGTTCGGCGGCGCGATGCAGGGCACCGCCTCGGTGACCTTCCTGCTCACCCGGCTGCTCGCCGACGGTGTGCGCATGTACGCCGCAGCGATCCCGCTGAAGTTCATCCTGGACGGCCTTGGCGCTGACATCTCGTACTTCTGGATCATCACCATCCTTTCGCTGGTCACCGTTGCGTACACCTACATCGGCGGTATCCGGGCAGTTGTCTGGGTCGATGTGTTCCAGATGGGTGTGTACCTGGTCGGCGGCGCGATCGCGTTGTTCGTGCTGTTCGACAAGACCGGCGGCTTCTGGTCGGACGCGGTCGACGCCGGCAAGACCCAGATGTTCGACTTCAGCTCCGACATCGTGACAGCGCCGTACGCCTTCGTGACCGCGATCCTCGGCGGTGCTCTGCTGTCGATGGCATCGCACGGTGTCGACCAGATCGTCGTACAGCGGCTCCTCGCGTGTCGTACGCGTAAGGATGCGCAGCTTGCCGTGATCGCCAGCGGCGTGATCGTGTTCCTACAGTTCGGGTTGTTCCTGCTGGTCGGCCTCGCGCTCTGGTCGTACTACGACGGAAAGGCGCTCGCGGACATGGGGCAGGTCGAATCCGGTGACGAGCTGTTCCCGACGTTCATCGTCGAGGATCTGCCGTCGGGCGTTGCCGGACTGTTGCTCGCGGGAATCCTCGCCGCCGCGATGAGCACCTTGTCGTCGTCGCTCAACGCGTTGTCGTCCTCGACGATGACCGACCTCATCGACCGCTTCCGGTCGACCCCGATGGACGACGCGAAGGCGCTCAGTGCCAGCCGGATCACCACGCTGGTGTGGGGCTTCGTGTTCATCCTGTTCGGGAACCTGTTCGTCGGCCAAGACACCCCGGTGCTGGAGCTCGGCCTCTCGGTCGCGAGCATCACGTACGGCGGACTGCTCGGTGCGTTCTTCCTCGGCATCTTCGTACGCCGGGCGCGGCAGCTCGACGTGATGATTGCGTTCGCCGTCGCGGTGGCCGCGATGTCGGCACTGTTCATCTACCAGCAGTGGGTGATCGACGACGGCGAGATCGTGGTCGGGTTCACCTGGTTCACCGCGATCGGCGTGGTCATCACGATGGTCATCGGCACGGCGCTGTCGATGCTCCACCCGGCAGACGCCGACCGCGCGGGGGCGGATGCCTCGGACCGAACCTGA
- a CDS encoding alkaline phosphatase family protein, translating into MNDAMPSRRTFLRAGAAGGASVVLSGAAGAPWAAATRRDDARAYVLVIDGCRPDELGGTLTPRLAALRREGLSYPQARSVPIMETLPNHAMMMTGVRPDRTGVPANSAYDPADGEVRDLDRPSDLEYPTILQRLRRKGFTTGSVLSKKYLYTLFGERATYRWEPEPLLPITEHALDGFTQAALEAMVRDADPHFVFANFGDIDRFGHADLTGGSIKLLRRLALANTDRLIGEFVDFLKDTGRWRHSVLVVLADHSMDWSDPFAFVSLADAFKDDSLLAGNVAFADNGGADLLTWTGPKRQRDKAVRRMRNIAREVDGVLSLHDPRSLRLGSRGGDLVAYCRSGWRFSDPDPISNPIPGNHGHPATAPIPFFLAGGSPLVRRGTSTARARTIDVAPTIGEVFGLGSPRGGYDGRSRL; encoded by the coding sequence ATGAATGACGCGATGCCGAGCAGAAGGACGTTCCTGCGCGCGGGCGCTGCGGGCGGGGCGTCGGTGGTGTTGTCCGGGGCCGCCGGTGCTCCGTGGGCAGCCGCGACTCGCCGCGACGACGCGCGTGCGTACGTACTCGTGATCGACGGCTGCCGCCCCGATGAGCTCGGCGGCACGCTGACGCCACGGCTCGCCGCGCTGCGGCGCGAAGGCCTTTCGTACCCGCAGGCGCGGTCGGTGCCGATCATGGAGACGCTGCCGAACCACGCGATGATGATGACGGGCGTACGCCCGGACCGCACCGGAGTGCCCGCGAACTCGGCGTACGACCCTGCCGACGGTGAGGTACGCGACCTCGACCGTCCGAGCGACTTGGAGTATCCGACGATCCTGCAACGCCTGCGTCGTAAGGGATTCACGACCGGCAGCGTGCTGAGCAAGAAGTACCTCTACACCCTCTTCGGCGAACGCGCCACGTACCGCTGGGAGCCCGAGCCGCTGCTGCCGATCACCGAGCACGCGCTCGACGGGTTCACCCAGGCGGCGCTCGAGGCGATGGTGCGTGACGCCGACCCGCACTTCGTTTTCGCGAACTTCGGTGACATCGACCGCTTCGGCCATGCCGATCTGACGGGTGGGAGCATCAAGCTGCTGCGTCGACTCGCGCTCGCGAACACCGACCGGCTGATCGGCGAGTTCGTCGACTTCCTGAAGGACACGGGGCGATGGCGGCACAGCGTCCTCGTGGTGCTGGCCGACCACAGCATGGACTGGTCGGATCCGTTCGCCTTCGTCTCCCTCGCGGATGCTTTCAAGGACGACTCGCTGCTCGCAGGCAATGTCGCTTTCGCCGATAACGGCGGCGCCGATCTGCTGACCTGGACCGGGCCGAAACGTCAGCGTGACAAGGCCGTACGGAGAATGCGAAACATCGCCCGCGAGGTCGACGGCGTCCTGTCGCTGCACGACCCTCGGTCGTTGCGCCTGGGCTCGCGCGGCGGCGACCTGGTCGCGTACTGCCGCTCGGGCTGGCGCTTCAGCGATCCGGATCCGATCTCGAACCCGATCCCCGGCAACCACGGGCATCCCGCGACTGCGCCGATCCCGTTCTTCCTCGCCGGAGGTTCGCCGCTCGTACGTCGGGGTACGTCGACCGCGCGGGCGCGCACGATCGACGTCGCGCCGACGATCGGAGAGGTGTTCGGCCTCGGGAGCCCAAGGGGCGGGTACGACGGCCGGTCACGCCTCTGA
- a CDS encoding alkaline phosphatase D family protein — protein MSTLSRRHVLSTGAAVSAGAVSATLPSPGAAARGEHFRHGIASGDPLPHSVVLWTRVTPTAAASPGSGRGPNINVHWEIATDRRFRSIAGSGRMRTGPARDHTVKVDATGLRPATTYYFRFVYDGRPSPIGRTRTAPATNASPRRLRFGVVSCANLQAGYFAAYRHLARHDLDAVIHLGDYVYEYGPGEYGYGKDDTDVREHKPPHEMVDLADYRRRHAQYKRDADLSALHAKAPFIVTWDDHEVANDTWQGGAENHDPQTEGRWARRKAAARKAFDEWMPVRMGGTSTLGDGVRLYRRLRFGRLAELSMLDLRSYRDEQASSPIFGGVSDPDRTITGKRQLDWLRQGLATDAQWKLIGNPVMIAPVQIPPLSADVRRSVERTVGDASIRRIDGIAYNVDQWDGYTADRKRLLRHIADHGITDTVFLTGDIHSSWACDIPRNAAIYPLGDTVATELVCSSVTSNNLDDLLGVPPRTGSLAVEAALQTLNRHVRYLNFDDHGYSVLTVTAARTQMDWYKIGDRADRRTGVEHQASWAVEAGSQKVRPASAPVED, from the coding sequence GTGAGTACGCTTTCGCGACGACATGTCCTGTCGACCGGCGCAGCCGTATCGGCCGGTGCCGTATCGGCCACCCTTCCCTCACCGGGAGCCGCCGCCCGCGGCGAGCACTTCCGGCATGGCATCGCCTCGGGCGACCCGCTGCCGCACAGCGTCGTACTGTGGACCCGGGTCACCCCCACCGCGGCCGCATCACCTGGCTCCGGTCGCGGCCCGAACATCAATGTGCATTGGGAGATCGCGACCGACCGCCGATTCCGTTCGATCGCCGGCAGCGGCCGCATGCGTACCGGTCCGGCTCGTGACCACACCGTCAAGGTCGACGCCACCGGCCTCCGCCCGGCCACGACGTACTACTTCCGGTTCGTCTACGACGGCCGGCCCTCCCCGATCGGCCGCACTCGAACGGCGCCGGCGACCAACGCGTCACCGCGGCGCCTGCGTTTCGGTGTCGTCTCCTGCGCCAACCTGCAGGCCGGGTACTTCGCGGCCTATCGTCACCTTGCCCGCCACGACCTCGACGCCGTCATCCACCTCGGCGACTACGTGTACGAGTACGGCCCGGGCGAGTACGGGTACGGCAAAGACGACACAGATGTTCGTGAGCACAAGCCACCACATGAGATGGTCGACCTCGCCGACTACCGACGGCGCCACGCACAGTACAAGCGCGACGCCGACCTGAGCGCGCTGCATGCGAAGGCGCCGTTCATCGTCACCTGGGACGACCACGAAGTCGCCAACGACACCTGGCAGGGCGGCGCCGAGAACCACGATCCGCAGACGGAGGGCCGCTGGGCCCGACGGAAGGCCGCAGCACGCAAGGCGTTCGACGAGTGGATGCCCGTACGCATGGGTGGCACCTCGACCCTCGGAGACGGTGTCCGGCTGTACCGACGGCTGCGATTCGGCCGACTCGCCGAGCTGTCGATGCTCGATCTGCGTTCGTACCGCGACGAGCAGGCGTCGAGCCCGATTTTCGGAGGAGTGAGCGACCCCGACCGTACGATCACCGGCAAGCGCCAGCTCGACTGGCTACGCCAGGGTCTCGCGACCGACGCCCAGTGGAAGCTGATCGGCAACCCGGTGATGATCGCCCCGGTGCAGATCCCGCCGTTGAGCGCTGATGTCCGACGCTCGGTGGAGCGTACGGTCGGCGACGCGTCGATCCGGCGCATCGACGGCATCGCGTACAACGTCGACCAATGGGACGGCTACACCGCAGACCGAAAGCGTCTGCTCCGCCACATCGCCGACCACGGCATCACCGACACCGTCTTCCTCACCGGCGACATCCACTCGTCGTGGGCATGCGACATCCCTCGCAATGCTGCGATCTACCCACTCGGCGACACAGTCGCGACGGAACTGGTCTGCAGCTCGGTGACGAGTAACAACCTCGACGACCTACTCGGAGTCCCGCCGCGCACCGGTTCGCTGGCAGTCGAGGCGGCGCTGCAGACGCTGAACCGGCATGTGCGCTACCTGAACTTCGACGACCACGGGTACTCCGTGCTGACTGTGACGGCGGCGCGCACGCAGATGGATTGGTACAAGATCGGCGACCGCGCCGATCGGCGTACGGGAGTCGAACATCAAGCGTCGTGGGCGGTCGAGGCCGGCAGCCAAAAGGTACGCCCGGCGTCGGCGCCGGTGGAGGACTGA
- a CDS encoding nitroreductase family deazaflavin-dependent oxidoreductase, translating into MQGTEVLNDVPATALRAARRAYLAVEKYGVNVAMRRLIDRGLAPDALALLETSGRRSGRPHRTPVGNGLVDDTFWVIAERGLQADYVRNLQADPSVWVKVAGCWRAGTAEVLPDDDVPARVRAILEANPSLARRADAKLVDVSAAIHGSVPVTVRIDLGVE; encoded by the coding sequence GTGCAGGGCACTGAGGTGTTGAACGACGTACCCGCGACCGCGCTACGCGCCGCACGGCGCGCGTACCTCGCCGTGGAGAAGTACGGCGTGAACGTCGCGATGCGGCGCCTCATCGACCGCGGTCTTGCCCCCGACGCACTCGCGCTGCTCGAGACGTCTGGTCGGCGTTCGGGTCGTCCGCACCGCACCCCGGTCGGGAACGGCTTGGTCGACGACACCTTCTGGGTCATCGCCGAACGCGGCCTGCAGGCCGACTACGTACGCAACCTGCAGGCCGATCCGAGTGTCTGGGTCAAGGTCGCCGGGTGCTGGCGCGCGGGCACTGCCGAGGTGCTGCCCGACGACGACGTACCTGCTCGGGTCCGCGCCATCCTCGAGGCGAACCCGAGTCTTGCCCGGCGCGCCGACGCCAAACTCGTCGACGTCTCCGCGGCGATCCACGGATCGGTGCCCGTGACCGTACGCATCGACCTCGGCGTCGAGTAG
- a CDS encoding molybdopterin-dependent oxidoreductase, with protein MGILVKKHAAGAASGLLAALAGLGAGSGVAALLSGAASPVVSVGNAFIDATPGALKDWAVETFGENDKVVLIGGVLGVVLLIAAGAGVLGVHRRRLALALAAVLGLVAIIAAVTDRTLLADWWVALIPGVVTSVVVVGVFAWLLGSLDAAPEPAGETAGIARRRFLLGALVAGAVALGGGAVARLNSGLEAAASRLRVTIPKPTDPAPPIARGVVTGVDGVSPYLTPNADFYRVDTALQVPDVPAESWHLRIHGMVDEELTLTYAELIDRPLIERRITLTCVSNQVGGDLVGNATWIGVRLRDVLAEVGIEPGADAVLSTSADDMTIGTPLEALTDDRDAILAVAMNGEPLPLEHGFPVRMVVPGLYGFVSATKWVVDLEVTRFADISAYWTDRDWSEKAPIKTASRIDVPRSFQSLPADDVRIAGVAWAQTHGIERVEVRVDDGEWAEAELAAQDNISTWRQWRWRWTDPTPGTHEVTVRATDASGYTQTSERAEPRPDGSTGWHSVQFTVD; from the coding sequence ATGGGAATCCTGGTCAAGAAGCACGCAGCCGGCGCCGCAAGCGGGCTGCTTGCCGCACTCGCGGGCCTCGGCGCGGGCAGCGGGGTTGCTGCGCTGCTCTCTGGCGCCGCGTCGCCGGTGGTGTCCGTCGGCAACGCGTTCATCGACGCCACGCCGGGCGCACTCAAGGATTGGGCCGTCGAGACGTTCGGAGAGAACGACAAGGTGGTCCTGATCGGGGGAGTGCTAGGTGTCGTGTTGTTGATCGCCGCGGGTGCCGGGGTGCTCGGCGTCCATCGTCGGCGTCTGGCGCTCGCACTTGCGGCCGTGCTCGGGCTGGTCGCGATCATCGCGGCCGTCACTGACCGTACGCTGCTCGCCGACTGGTGGGTCGCGCTGATTCCCGGCGTCGTCACCAGCGTCGTTGTCGTCGGTGTGTTCGCCTGGTTGTTGGGGTCGTTGGACGCCGCTCCGGAGCCCGCGGGGGAGACGGCCGGGATCGCCCGTCGTCGGTTTCTGCTCGGCGCGCTGGTGGCCGGCGCCGTTGCGCTCGGCGGTGGCGCCGTCGCTCGGCTGAACTCCGGGCTCGAGGCAGCGGCGTCGCGACTGCGCGTGACCATCCCGAAGCCGACCGACCCGGCGCCGCCGATAGCGCGCGGAGTTGTCACCGGGGTCGACGGCGTATCGCCGTACCTCACGCCGAACGCGGACTTCTACCGCGTCGACACGGCGTTGCAGGTTCCCGACGTACCGGCGGAGAGCTGGCACCTGCGCATTCACGGCATGGTCGATGAAGAGCTGACGTTGACGTATGCCGAGCTGATCGACCGGCCGCTCATCGAGCGGCGGATCACGCTGACCTGTGTCTCCAACCAGGTGGGCGGAGACCTGGTCGGTAACGCGACGTGGATCGGCGTCCGACTACGTGACGTGCTCGCCGAGGTCGGCATCGAGCCCGGCGCGGACGCGGTGCTGTCCACCAGTGCGGATGACATGACGATCGGGACGCCGCTCGAGGCGCTCACCGACGACCGCGATGCCATCCTCGCAGTGGCGATGAACGGCGAACCGCTTCCGCTCGAGCACGGCTTCCCGGTACGGATGGTGGTCCCGGGTCTCTATGGGTTCGTGTCGGCGACCAAGTGGGTCGTCGACCTGGAAGTGACCAGGTTCGCCGATATCAGCGCGTACTGGACGGACCGCGACTGGTCGGAGAAGGCGCCGATCAAGACGGCCTCGCGCATCGACGTGCCTCGTTCGTTCCAGTCGCTGCCGGCAGACGACGTACGTATCGCGGGCGTCGCGTGGGCACAGACCCACGGCATCGAGAGGGTCGAGGTGCGAGTCGACGACGGAGAATGGGCCGAGGCCGAGCTGGCAGCACAGGACAATATCTCGACCTGGCGGCAGTGGCGCTGGCGCTGGACGGACCCGACTCCGGGCACGCACGAGGTGACGGTGCGCGCGACGGACGCGAGTGGTTACACCCAGACAAGCGAGCGGGCCGAGCCCCGACCCGACGGGTCGACCGGGTGGCACAGCGTGCAGTTCACGGTCGACTGA
- a CDS encoding phosphatase PAP2 family protein, which produces MGVLLNEYRTPDPTGHRPFAHLAWWRRLALEVGIVASLWIAYNLGRLLASHHTSSAFDNSNLIWRFERALPLPSEEWVQSALLAAWPHGVEIANIYYISVHFPAMLAFLIYTFIRFPAAYLWARRSFVLVTAAALIGHLTFPLAPPRMRPDLGFVDTGHLFGITPYSEVTTDSVANQFAAMPSLHVGWAVLIAVVMISVGRTRWRWLWALHPIITIVVVTVTANHYWFDGLVAIALLIPSMMIARRGIVDPPPWPWKPRVRATPATSGATERTPETTR; this is translated from the coding sequence ATGGGGGTATTACTAAACGAATATCGGACTCCGGATCCGACAGGTCATCGGCCTTTTGCTCACCTCGCGTGGTGGCGCCGCCTCGCACTCGAGGTAGGCATCGTCGCGAGCCTGTGGATCGCCTACAACCTCGGACGCCTGCTCGCCTCTCATCACACGAGCTCAGCCTTCGACAACTCGAACCTGATCTGGCGGTTCGAACGCGCGCTGCCGCTGCCCAGTGAGGAGTGGGTGCAGAGCGCGCTGCTCGCGGCGTGGCCGCACGGCGTCGAAATCGCGAACATCTACTACATATCCGTGCACTTCCCGGCGATGCTCGCATTCCTCATCTACACGTTCATCCGCTTCCCGGCGGCGTACCTGTGGGCTCGACGAAGCTTCGTCCTGGTGACGGCGGCAGCACTCATCGGACATCTGACGTTCCCGCTGGCACCGCCGCGGATGCGACCCGATCTCGGTTTCGTCGACACCGGACACCTGTTCGGCATCACCCCGTACAGCGAGGTGACGACCGACAGCGTCGCGAACCAGTTCGCCGCGATGCCGAGTCTCCACGTCGGGTGGGCGGTTCTCATCGCCGTCGTGATGATCTCCGTCGGCCGCACCCGATGGCGATGGCTCTGGGCGCTGCACCCGATCATCACGATCGTCGTCGTCACCGTGACCGCGAACCACTACTGGTTCGACGGGCTCGTTGCGATCGCGCTACTGATCCCGTCGATGATGATCGCGCGTCGCGGCATCGTCGACCCGCCCCCATGGCCCTGGAAGCCGCGAGTACGCGCGACGCCGGCGACAAGCGGGGCAACGGAGCGTACACCGGAGACCACGCGCTGA
- a CDS encoding DUF1295 domain-containing protein — MRDPHVVVSVLTASAAVVAGAMVFVLLRVRRTGEVSVIDTVWGAGFAAISLIGLAITWDSTGNELRILLAVLVTAWGLRLTQHIGRRSRGAGEDERYADLFERHAGGRMRTAALWVCLPQGLAMWFISLPVQLAQASTASVRWWVIPGVGLWLVGVFFESVGDAQLTRFRADPANRGHVLDTGLWRYTRHPNYFGDACVWWGFYICAASAPAAAVAFLSPVAMTWLLVRGTGKPLMETHLEHRPGYAEYVRRTSGFVPLPPRK, encoded by the coding sequence ATGCGTGACCCGCACGTCGTGGTCTCGGTGCTGACTGCCTCCGCCGCAGTGGTGGCTGGTGCGATGGTCTTCGTACTGCTGCGGGTCAGACGCACGGGCGAGGTCAGTGTCATCGACACCGTGTGGGGAGCGGGATTCGCCGCGATCTCCCTGATCGGCCTGGCGATCACGTGGGACTCGACGGGCAACGAGCTGCGGATCCTGCTCGCCGTACTGGTGACCGCGTGGGGTCTCCGGCTGACCCAACACATCGGTCGACGCAGCCGCGGTGCCGGCGAGGACGAGCGGTACGCGGACCTCTTCGAGCGCCATGCTGGCGGACGAATGCGCACCGCGGCACTATGGGTATGTCTCCCACAGGGACTCGCCATGTGGTTCATCTCGCTGCCGGTCCAGCTGGCACAAGCGAGCACGGCATCCGTTCGCTGGTGGGTCATTCCAGGCGTCGGCCTTTGGCTGGTCGGCGTCTTCTTCGAGTCCGTTGGCGATGCCCAGCTCACGCGGTTCCGCGCCGACCCCGCGAACCGCGGACACGTACTCGACACCGGCCTATGGCGCTACACCCGGCACCCGAACTATTTCGGCGACGCCTGCGTGTGGTGGGGCTTCTACATCTGCGCCGCGTCCGCACCGGCTGCGGCGGTCGCCTTCCTCTCACCGGTCGCGATGACCTGGTTGCTCGTCCGGGGTACCGGAAAGCCCCTGATGGAAACCCATCTCGAGCATCGACCCGGCTACGCCGAGTACGTACGAAGGACGAGCGGGTTCGTACCCCTTCCCCCACGTAAATAG